Proteins from a genomic interval of Medicago truncatula cultivar Jemalong A17 chromosome 3, MtrunA17r5.0-ANR, whole genome shotgun sequence:
- the LOC11432878 gene encoding polyadenylate-binding protein RBP47C has translation MQSTNGSDSKPTEQSSNNRPQQKTPPPPSPHSLTFPPPQQWVPMQYPPAAMVMPHHMLPPQHYPPPPHHYMAYHHYLHHVPHVHHGSSAADNKTLWVGDLHHWMDENYLHRCFASTGEIFSIKVIRNKQTCQTEGYGFVEFTSHGTAEKVLQTYAGMLMPNTEQPFRLNWATFSTGDHKRSDNVPDLSIFVGDLAADVTDTMLLETFSDKYPSVKAAKVVFDANTGRSKGYGFVRFGDDGERSKALNEMNGVFCSSRAMRIGAATPRKSSGYQQGGQSNGTPSQSDTDSTNTTIFVGGLDPSATAEDLRQPFSQYGEIVSVKIPVGKGCGFVQFANRNNAEEALQKLNGTTVGKQTVRLSWGRNPANKQFRSEFGSPWNGPAYYGGPAYDGYGYAMPHPYDQSMYAAAYPMYGGHQQQVS, from the exons ATGCAATCAACTAACGGTTCTGATTCGAAACCAACGGAACAGAGTAGTAACAACAGGCCGCAACAGAAAACTCCGCCGCCACCTTCACCGCATTCACTTACATTTCCACCACCGCAGCAGTGGGTTCCGATGCAATATCCACCGGCGGCAATGGTAATGCCGCATCATATGTTACCGCCTCAACATTATCCGCCGCCACCGCACCATTACATGGCTTATCATCATTATCTTCACCACGTGCCTCACGTGCATCATGGATCTAGTGCTGCTGATAATAAAACTCTCTGGGTCGGTGATTTGCACCATTGGATGGATGAAAATTATCTCCACCGTTGTTTCGCTTCCACCGGCGAg ATTTTCTCCATTAAGGTTATTCGCAATAAGCAGACTTGTCAAACAGAGGGGTATGGATTTGTGGAATTCACTTCACATGGGACAGCTGAGAAAGTCTTGCAGACTTATGCTGGGATGTTGATGCCTAACACAGAGCAACCTTTTCGCCTTAACTGGGCGACATTTAGCACAGGAGATCACAAACGTTCAGATAATGTCCCTGATCTTTCTATTTTTGTAGGAGATTTAGCTGCAGATGTTACAGATACCATGTTACTTGAAACTTTTTCTGATAAATACCCTTCAGTTAAAGCTGctaaagttgtttttgatgcCAATACCGGACGTTCAAAGGGTTATGGTTTCGTCAGGTTTGGAGATGATGGTGAAAGGTCTAAAGCtttgaatgaaatgaatggTGTTTTCTGTTCTAGCAGGGCAATGCGAATTGGTGCTGCAACTCCTAGGAAATCCTCTGGCTATCAACAAG GAGGCCAGTCAAACGGCACACCCAGCCAATCTGACACTGATTCTACAAATACAACT ATATTTGTTGGAGGACTTGACCCTAGTGCTACCGCTGAAGATCTTAGACAACCATTCTCCCAGTATGGTGAGATAGTCTCTGTTAAGATACCTGTTGGAAAAGGATGTGGTTTTGTACAATTTGCAAACAG AAATAATGCTGAAGAAGCATTGCAGAAGCTAAATGGTACAACAGTTGGCAAGCAAACAGTTCGTCTTTCTTGGGGCCGCAATCCGGCAAATAAGCAG TTTAGATCTGAATTCGGCAGTCCCTGGAATGGGCCAGCATATTATGGGGGACCTGCTTATGATGGTTATGGATATGCTATGCCGCATCCTTATGACCAGAGCATGTATGCTGCTGCTTATCCCATGTATGGAGGACACCAACAACAAGTAAGCTAA
- the LOC11431804 gene encoding uncharacterized protein isoform X4 — translation MSHGKVIKLSIKSELIKGSHHNSQAMTSVSINKDPRIPQNSQKSIRNAVKGGKTSSKDRKLALQQDVDRLKKKLRHEENIHKALERALNRPLGALPRLPPYLPPYTLGLVAEVAVLEEEIVRLEEKVLHFRQDLHQEAVYMSSSKMKLEHLEAASVNNANPNDSTKLDHTATFSTRPKTTLPDDKQRKEIQSRAHSFKSNKKSICKDQMAKISIKKIPVDNKPLQKHCEPPKKQQKELRLNNKPIAEVRNHRLQETPQGDESPNIISENILKCLTSILLRMSTPTLKPLKSKNCIEGTEFFDPYGILEVGKKDIGPYKKLCESIEAESFNPAQTAKSLFLLHRLKILLRQLTCVNIDNLNRQEKLAFWINIYNSCMMNAFVEKGIPESPEMVVALMQKATINVGGTLLNATTIEHCILRLPYHWKYITLLKEVKSHEMTIRSTYGLELSEPLVTFALSCGTWSSPAVRVYTASHVEKELEIAKREYLQAAIGISTSKFVIPKMLDWYLLDFAKDLESLLDWICLQLPSEQGKEAIKLFEKRKTEPHSQFVKIMPYKFSFRYLLST, via the exons ATGTCACATGGAAAAGTAATTAAACTTTCTATAAAGTCAGAACTCATAAAAGG GtctcatcacaattcacaagCCATGACTTCAGTTTCAATAAACAAAGATCCCAGAATTCCTCAAAACTCTCAAAAGAGCATAAGAAATGCAGTTAAAGGTGGAAAAACATCAAGCAAAGACAGAAAATTGGCTTTGCAACAAGAT GTTGACAGGTTGAAGAAGAAGCTTAGGCATGAAGAGAACATTCACAAGGCATTGGAAAGAGCTTTGAATAGGCCTTTGGGAGCCTTACCTCGTCTTCCTCCTTATCTCCCTCCCTAT ACACTTGGACTTGTGGCTGAAGTGGCTGTGCTAGAAGAAGAAATAGTTAGGCTTGAAGAGAAGGTCTTACATTTCAGGCAGGATTTGCATCAAGAAGCAGTTTACATGTCATCCTCCAAGATGAAACTGGAGCATTTGGAAGCAGCTTCTGTGAATAATGCAAATCCAAATGATAGTACAAAATTGGATCATACTGCAACATTTTCAACTAGGCCTAAAACTACTCTTCCTG ATgataaacaaagaaaagagaTTCAATCACGTGCTCATTCTTTCAAGAGCAACAAGAAATCCATATGTAAAGACCAAATGgcaaaaatttcaattaagaAAATTCCAGTTGACAATAAACCACTACAGAAACATTGTGAACCTCCTAAAAAACAG CAGAAAGAACTAAGGCTGAACAACAAACCAATTGCCGAAGTCAGAAATCATCGTCTACAAGAAACTCCACAAGGAGATGAAAGTCCAAATATAATCTCTGAGAATATTCTGAAGTGCTTAACTAGCATTCTCTTGAGAATGAGTACACCAACTTTAAAGCCTCTAAAATCTAAAAACTGCATTGAAGGAACAGAGTTTTTTGATCCTTATGGCATCTTGGAAGTTGGAAAGAAAGATATTGGTCCGTACAAGAAATTATGTGAAAGTATTGAAGCTGAATCTTTCAATCCAGCACAAACTGCTAAGTCCTTGTTTCTACTACATCGGTTGAA GATTCTTTTGAGACAACTAACATGTGTTAACATTGACAACCTCAACCGCCAAGAGAAGCTTGCATTTTGGATCAACATATATAACTCTTGTATGATGAAT GCTTTCGTAGAAAAAGGCATACCAGAAAGTCCTGAAATGGTTGTTGCATTGATGCAGAAG GCAACAATAAATGTAGGTGGAACCTTGTTAAATGCCACAACCATAGAACACTGCATTTTAAGGCTTCCATATCACTGGAAATAT ATCACATTATTAAAGGAAGTGAAAAGTCATGAAATGACAATAAGAAGCACTTATGGACTGGAATTGTCAGAACCCCTAGTCACATTTGCTCTCTCTTGTGGAACTTGGTCATCTCCTGCT GTTAGAGTTTACACAGCATCACATGTTGAGAAGGAACTAGAAATAGCCAAAAGAGAATACTTACAGGCTGCAATTGGAATTTCAACATCAAAGTTTGTTATTCCAAAGATGTTGGATTGGTATTTACTTGACTTTGCAAAAGACTTAGAATCATTGCTAGACTGGATATGCCTCCAATTACCAAGTGAACAAGGGAAAGAAGCAATTAAGTTAtttgagaaaagaaaaactGAACCTCACTCacaatttgtaaaaattatgCCTTATAAGTTTAGTTTTAGATACTTGCTGAGCacataa
- the LOC11423221 gene encoding uroporphyrinogen-III synthase, chloroplastic — protein MAQFCVSPFCSSPSPPCLQLHRQHQFFFISQPKIAPPPPSASATDSTFTIASTSSNLTPKVVVTRERGKNSKLITALAKHEINCLELPLIEHLRGPDFDKLPTLLTDYAFDWVIITSPEAGSVFLEAWRAAGMPRVRIGVVGSGTASIFKDALLSSNQSLDVAFSPSKATGKVLATELPRIGNKTTILYPASAKASNEIEEGLSSRGFEVTRMNTYTTVPVQHVDQMILKQALAAPVVTVASPSAIRAWKNLLSDSDWSNSVACIGETTAAMAGRLGFKNVYHPTQPGLEGWVESILEALGSYDDLSR, from the exons ATGGCTCAATTTTGTGTCTCCCCTTTCTGTTCTTCACCTTCTCCTCCTTGTCTTCAACTTCACCGGCAGCATcaattcttcttcatttctcaACCAAAAATtgctcctcctcctccttctgcTTCCGCCACCGATTCTACTTTCACTATCGCTTCCACTTCTTCTAATTTAACGCCAAAAGTCGTCGTCACCAGAGAACGTGGCAAGAATTCCAAGCTCATCACTGCTTTG GCCAAACATGAAATCAATTGTTTGGAGCTTCCACTCATTGAGCACCTACGAGGACCTGATTTCGACAAGCTTCCTACTTTATTAACTG ATTATGCATTTGATTGGGTTATCATCACTTCTCCTGAGGCTGGTTCAGTCTTTCTAGAGGCATGGAG AGCTGCTGGGATGCCTCGCGTTAGAATAGGCGTTGTTGGATCAGGTACTGCAAGCATTTTCAAGGATGCTTTGCTGTCATCAAACCAATCACTTGATGTTGCCTTTTCACCTTCAAAAG caACAGGAAAAGTTTTGGCTACAGAGCTTCCCAGAATTGGAAATAAAACTACCATTCTATATCCTGCTTCTGCAAAGGCTAGCAATGAGATTG AGGAAGGGCTTTCAAGTCGTGGATTTGAAGTTACAAGGATGAACACATATACAACG GTACCAGTTCAACATGTTGATCAGATGATTCTAAAGCAAGCACTTGCTGCCCCCGTTGTTACAGTAGCTTCACCATCTGCAATTCG AGCCTGGAAGAATCTCCTTTCGGATTCCGACTGGAGCAATTCAGTTGCATGCATTGGGGAGACAACTGCTGCCATGGCAGGAAGATTAGGCTTCAAAAATGTGTACCACCCAACACAACCAGGCCTTGAAGG CTGGGTTGAAAGCATCCTTGAAGCATTAGGATCCTATGATGATTTATCGAGGTAG
- the LOC11430612 gene encoding uncharacterized protein, with amino-acid sequence MEVLVHSPRESPNIDHFDFNRISPYLSTPSSPKRFGEDFYLSAPTSPSRFFSQFEDEDAGFAFSVHRESDSSPRSAEELFHGGVIKPLESAKSPLLSPNRVKKSPIAKGKKAIMEAFSPKNKKDSSLGNGERRGRDRTPASEFSSSNSGRRVTRSHSPYRTSQYTWVEEQQQHKQSQINKEDSVESVQTVSSSKSSRIWRLRDFLLFRSASEGRGTSKDPFRKFPVSYNKKLSEEGKGSSSPFRSSEIPRPRRKDSGVSAHELHYARKKAESEDLKKRTFLPYKQGILGRLAGLGSNTR; translated from the coding sequence atggaagtgTTGGTGCATAGCCCCAGAGAGAGTCCTAACATAGATCATTTCGATTTCAATAGAATTTCACCTTATCTAAGTACACCTTCTTCACCAAAACGATTTGGTGAAGATTTTTACTTAAGTGCACCCACTAGCCCATCAAGGTTTTTCTCTcaatttgaagatgaagatgctGGATTTGCGTTTTCTGTTCATAGAGAATCAGATTCATCACCTCGTTCAGCTGAAGAACTTTTCCATGGTGGTGTAATCAAGCCTTTAGAATCTGCTAAATCTCCTCTTCTATCTCCAAATAGAGTCAAAAAATCTCCAATAGCAAAAGGTAAAAAAGCTATAATGGAAGCTTTTTCACctaaaaataagaaagattCATCTCTTGGTAATGGAGAAAGAAGAGGTAGAGATAGAACACCAGCTTCTGAATTTTCTTCATCAAATTCTGGTCGTAGAGTTACACGTTCACATTCTCCATATAGAACATCACAATACACATGGGTTGAAGAACAACAACAGCATAAACAATCACAGATTAATAAAGAGGATTCTGTTGAATCTGTTCAAACCGTTTCTTCGTCCAAGAGTTCAAGAATATGGAGATTGAgagattttttgttgtttcgtAGTGCATCAGAAGGAAGAGGAACAAGCAAAGATCCATTCAGAAAATTCCCTGTTTCATACAACAAGAAATTATCTGAAGAAGGAAAAGGTTCATCATCACCGTTTAGATCTTCTGAGATTCCAAGGCCTAGAAGAAAGGATTCTGGTGTTTCTGCACATGAATTGCATTATGCTAGGAAAAAAGCAGAGTCTGAAGATTTGAAGAAGAGAACTTTCTTGCCTTATAAACAAGGGATTTTGGGTAGGTTAGCTGGGTTAGGATCAAATACAAGATGA
- the LOC11431804 gene encoding uncharacterized protein isoform X3 — MSHGKVIKLSIKSELIKGSHHNSQAMTSVSINKDPRIPQNSQKSIRNAVKGGKTSSKDRKLALQQDVDRLKKKLRHEENIHKALERALNRPLGALPRLPPYLPPYTLGLVAEVAVLEEEIVRLEEKVLHFRQDLHQEAVYMSSSKMKLEHLEAASVNNANPNDSTKLDHTATFSTRPKTTLPDDKQRKEIQSRAHSFKSNKKSICKDQMAKISIKKIPVDNKPLQKHCEPPKKQQKELRLNNKPIAEVRNHRLQETPQGDESPNIISENILKCLTSILLRMSTPTLKPLKSKNCIEGTEFFDPYGILEVGKKDIGPYKKLCESIEAESFNPAQTAKSLFLLHRLKILLRQLTCVNIDNLNRQEKLAFWINIYNSCMMNAFVEKGIPESPEMVVALMQKATINVGGTLLNATTIEHCILRLPYHWKYLNSKQITLLKEVKSHEMTIRSTYGLELSEPLVTFALSCGTWSSPAVRVYTASHVEKELEIAKREYLQAAIGISTSKFVIPKMLDWYLLDFAKDLESLLDWICLQLPSEQGKEAIKLFEKRKTEPHSQFVKIMPYKFSFRYLLST, encoded by the exons ATGTCACATGGAAAAGTAATTAAACTTTCTATAAAGTCAGAACTCATAAAAGG GtctcatcacaattcacaagCCATGACTTCAGTTTCAATAAACAAAGATCCCAGAATTCCTCAAAACTCTCAAAAGAGCATAAGAAATGCAGTTAAAGGTGGAAAAACATCAAGCAAAGACAGAAAATTGGCTTTGCAACAAGAT GTTGACAGGTTGAAGAAGAAGCTTAGGCATGAAGAGAACATTCACAAGGCATTGGAAAGAGCTTTGAATAGGCCTTTGGGAGCCTTACCTCGTCTTCCTCCTTATCTCCCTCCCTAT ACACTTGGACTTGTGGCTGAAGTGGCTGTGCTAGAAGAAGAAATAGTTAGGCTTGAAGAGAAGGTCTTACATTTCAGGCAGGATTTGCATCAAGAAGCAGTTTACATGTCATCCTCCAAGATGAAACTGGAGCATTTGGAAGCAGCTTCTGTGAATAATGCAAATCCAAATGATAGTACAAAATTGGATCATACTGCAACATTTTCAACTAGGCCTAAAACTACTCTTCCTG ATgataaacaaagaaaagagaTTCAATCACGTGCTCATTCTTTCAAGAGCAACAAGAAATCCATATGTAAAGACCAAATGgcaaaaatttcaattaagaAAATTCCAGTTGACAATAAACCACTACAGAAACATTGTGAACCTCCTAAAAAACAG CAGAAAGAACTAAGGCTGAACAACAAACCAATTGCCGAAGTCAGAAATCATCGTCTACAAGAAACTCCACAAGGAGATGAAAGTCCAAATATAATCTCTGAGAATATTCTGAAGTGCTTAACTAGCATTCTCTTGAGAATGAGTACACCAACTTTAAAGCCTCTAAAATCTAAAAACTGCATTGAAGGAACAGAGTTTTTTGATCCTTATGGCATCTTGGAAGTTGGAAAGAAAGATATTGGTCCGTACAAGAAATTATGTGAAAGTATTGAAGCTGAATCTTTCAATCCAGCACAAACTGCTAAGTCCTTGTTTCTACTACATCGGTTGAA GATTCTTTTGAGACAACTAACATGTGTTAACATTGACAACCTCAACCGCCAAGAGAAGCTTGCATTTTGGATCAACATATATAACTCTTGTATGATGAAT GCTTTCGTAGAAAAAGGCATACCAGAAAGTCCTGAAATGGTTGTTGCATTGATGCAGAAG GCAACAATAAATGTAGGTGGAACCTTGTTAAATGCCACAACCATAGAACACTGCATTTTAAGGCTTCCATATCACTGGAAATAT CTAAATTCCAAACAGATCACATTATTAAAGGAAGTGAAAAGTCATGAAATGACAATAAGAAGCACTTATGGACTGGAATTGTCAGAACCCCTAGTCACATTTGCTCTCTCTTGTGGAACTTGGTCATCTCCTGCT GTTAGAGTTTACACAGCATCACATGTTGAGAAGGAACTAGAAATAGCCAAAAGAGAATACTTACAGGCTGCAATTGGAATTTCAACATCAAAGTTTGTTATTCCAAAGATGTTGGATTGGTATTTACTTGACTTTGCAAAAGACTTAGAATCATTGCTAGACTGGATATGCCTCCAATTACCAAGTGAACAAGGGAAAGAAGCAATTAAGTTAtttgagaaaagaaaaactGAACCTCACTCacaatttgtaaaaattatgCCTTATAAGTTTAGTTTTAGATACTTGCTGAGCacataa
- the LOC11431804 gene encoding uncharacterized protein isoform X1 yields the protein MSHGKVIKLSIKSELIKGSHHNSQAMTSVSINKDPRIPQNSQKSIRNAVKGGKTSSKDRKLALQQDVDRLKKKLRHEENIHKALERALNRPLGALPRLPPYLPPYTLGLVAEVAVLEEEIVRLEEKVLHFRQDLHQEAVYMSSSKMKLEHLEAASVNNANPNDSTKLDHTATFSTRPKTTLPDDKQRKEIQSRAHSFKSNKKSICKDQMAKISIKKIPVDNKPLQKHCEPPKKQQKELRLNNKPIAEVRNHRLQETPQGDESPNIISENILKCLTSILLRMSTPTLKPLKSKNCIEGTEFFDPYGILEVGKKDIGPYKKLCESIEAESFNPAQTAKSLFLLHRLKILLRQLTCVNIDNLNRQEKLAFWINIYNSCMMNAFVEKGIPESPEMVVALMQKATINVGGTLLNATTIEHCILRLPYHWKYFLQLNSKQITLLKEVKSHEMTIRSTYGLELSEPLVTFALSCGTWSSPAVRVYTASHVEKELEIAKREYLQAAIGISTSKFVIPKMLDWYLLDFAKDLESLLDWICLQLPSEQGKEAIKLFEKRKTEPHSQFVKIMPYKFSFRYLLST from the exons ATGTCACATGGAAAAGTAATTAAACTTTCTATAAAGTCAGAACTCATAAAAGG GtctcatcacaattcacaagCCATGACTTCAGTTTCAATAAACAAAGATCCCAGAATTCCTCAAAACTCTCAAAAGAGCATAAGAAATGCAGTTAAAGGTGGAAAAACATCAAGCAAAGACAGAAAATTGGCTTTGCAACAAGAT GTTGACAGGTTGAAGAAGAAGCTTAGGCATGAAGAGAACATTCACAAGGCATTGGAAAGAGCTTTGAATAGGCCTTTGGGAGCCTTACCTCGTCTTCCTCCTTATCTCCCTCCCTAT ACACTTGGACTTGTGGCTGAAGTGGCTGTGCTAGAAGAAGAAATAGTTAGGCTTGAAGAGAAGGTCTTACATTTCAGGCAGGATTTGCATCAAGAAGCAGTTTACATGTCATCCTCCAAGATGAAACTGGAGCATTTGGAAGCAGCTTCTGTGAATAATGCAAATCCAAATGATAGTACAAAATTGGATCATACTGCAACATTTTCAACTAGGCCTAAAACTACTCTTCCTG ATgataaacaaagaaaagagaTTCAATCACGTGCTCATTCTTTCAAGAGCAACAAGAAATCCATATGTAAAGACCAAATGgcaaaaatttcaattaagaAAATTCCAGTTGACAATAAACCACTACAGAAACATTGTGAACCTCCTAAAAAACAG CAGAAAGAACTAAGGCTGAACAACAAACCAATTGCCGAAGTCAGAAATCATCGTCTACAAGAAACTCCACAAGGAGATGAAAGTCCAAATATAATCTCTGAGAATATTCTGAAGTGCTTAACTAGCATTCTCTTGAGAATGAGTACACCAACTTTAAAGCCTCTAAAATCTAAAAACTGCATTGAAGGAACAGAGTTTTTTGATCCTTATGGCATCTTGGAAGTTGGAAAGAAAGATATTGGTCCGTACAAGAAATTATGTGAAAGTATTGAAGCTGAATCTTTCAATCCAGCACAAACTGCTAAGTCCTTGTTTCTACTACATCGGTTGAA GATTCTTTTGAGACAACTAACATGTGTTAACATTGACAACCTCAACCGCCAAGAGAAGCTTGCATTTTGGATCAACATATATAACTCTTGTATGATGAAT GCTTTCGTAGAAAAAGGCATACCAGAAAGTCCTGAAATGGTTGTTGCATTGATGCAGAAG GCAACAATAAATGTAGGTGGAACCTTGTTAAATGCCACAACCATAGAACACTGCATTTTAAGGCTTCCATATCACTGGAAATAT TTCTTACAGCTAAATTCCAAACAGATCACATTATTAAAGGAAGTGAAAAGTCATGAAATGACAATAAGAAGCACTTATGGACTGGAATTGTCAGAACCCCTAGTCACATTTGCTCTCTCTTGTGGAACTTGGTCATCTCCTGCT GTTAGAGTTTACACAGCATCACATGTTGAGAAGGAACTAGAAATAGCCAAAAGAGAATACTTACAGGCTGCAATTGGAATTTCAACATCAAAGTTTGTTATTCCAAAGATGTTGGATTGGTATTTACTTGACTTTGCAAAAGACTTAGAATCATTGCTAGACTGGATATGCCTCCAATTACCAAGTGAACAAGGGAAAGAAGCAATTAAGTTAtttgagaaaagaaaaactGAACCTCACTCacaatttgtaaaaattatgCCTTATAAGTTTAGTTTTAGATACTTGCTGAGCacataa
- the LOC11431804 gene encoding uncharacterized protein isoform X2, with protein sequence MSHGKVIKLSIKSELIKGSHHNSQAMTSVSINKDPRIPQNSQKSIRNAVKGGKTSSKDRKLALQQDVDRLKKKLRHEENIHKALERALNRPLGALPRLPPYLPPYTLGLVAEVAVLEEEIVRLEEKVLHFRQDLHQEAVYMSSSKMKLEHLEAASVNNANPNDSTKLDHTATFSTRPKTTLPDDKQRKEIQSRAHSFKSNKKSICKDQMAKISIKKIPVDNKPLQKHCEPPKKQKELRLNNKPIAEVRNHRLQETPQGDESPNIISENILKCLTSILLRMSTPTLKPLKSKNCIEGTEFFDPYGILEVGKKDIGPYKKLCESIEAESFNPAQTAKSLFLLHRLKILLRQLTCVNIDNLNRQEKLAFWINIYNSCMMNAFVEKGIPESPEMVVALMQKATINVGGTLLNATTIEHCILRLPYHWKYFLQLNSKQITLLKEVKSHEMTIRSTYGLELSEPLVTFALSCGTWSSPAVRVYTASHVEKELEIAKREYLQAAIGISTSKFVIPKMLDWYLLDFAKDLESLLDWICLQLPSEQGKEAIKLFEKRKTEPHSQFVKIMPYKFSFRYLLST encoded by the exons ATGTCACATGGAAAAGTAATTAAACTTTCTATAAAGTCAGAACTCATAAAAGG GtctcatcacaattcacaagCCATGACTTCAGTTTCAATAAACAAAGATCCCAGAATTCCTCAAAACTCTCAAAAGAGCATAAGAAATGCAGTTAAAGGTGGAAAAACATCAAGCAAAGACAGAAAATTGGCTTTGCAACAAGAT GTTGACAGGTTGAAGAAGAAGCTTAGGCATGAAGAGAACATTCACAAGGCATTGGAAAGAGCTTTGAATAGGCCTTTGGGAGCCTTACCTCGTCTTCCTCCTTATCTCCCTCCCTAT ACACTTGGACTTGTGGCTGAAGTGGCTGTGCTAGAAGAAGAAATAGTTAGGCTTGAAGAGAAGGTCTTACATTTCAGGCAGGATTTGCATCAAGAAGCAGTTTACATGTCATCCTCCAAGATGAAACTGGAGCATTTGGAAGCAGCTTCTGTGAATAATGCAAATCCAAATGATAGTACAAAATTGGATCATACTGCAACATTTTCAACTAGGCCTAAAACTACTCTTCCTG ATgataaacaaagaaaagagaTTCAATCACGTGCTCATTCTTTCAAGAGCAACAAGAAATCCATATGTAAAGACCAAATGgcaaaaatttcaattaagaAAATTCCAGTTGACAATAAACCACTACAGAAACATTGTGAACCTCCTAAAAAACAG AAAGAACTAAGGCTGAACAACAAACCAATTGCCGAAGTCAGAAATCATCGTCTACAAGAAACTCCACAAGGAGATGAAAGTCCAAATATAATCTCTGAGAATATTCTGAAGTGCTTAACTAGCATTCTCTTGAGAATGAGTACACCAACTTTAAAGCCTCTAAAATCTAAAAACTGCATTGAAGGAACAGAGTTTTTTGATCCTTATGGCATCTTGGAAGTTGGAAAGAAAGATATTGGTCCGTACAAGAAATTATGTGAAAGTATTGAAGCTGAATCTTTCAATCCAGCACAAACTGCTAAGTCCTTGTTTCTACTACATCGGTTGAA GATTCTTTTGAGACAACTAACATGTGTTAACATTGACAACCTCAACCGCCAAGAGAAGCTTGCATTTTGGATCAACATATATAACTCTTGTATGATGAAT GCTTTCGTAGAAAAAGGCATACCAGAAAGTCCTGAAATGGTTGTTGCATTGATGCAGAAG GCAACAATAAATGTAGGTGGAACCTTGTTAAATGCCACAACCATAGAACACTGCATTTTAAGGCTTCCATATCACTGGAAATAT TTCTTACAGCTAAATTCCAAACAGATCACATTATTAAAGGAAGTGAAAAGTCATGAAATGACAATAAGAAGCACTTATGGACTGGAATTGTCAGAACCCCTAGTCACATTTGCTCTCTCTTGTGGAACTTGGTCATCTCCTGCT GTTAGAGTTTACACAGCATCACATGTTGAGAAGGAACTAGAAATAGCCAAAAGAGAATACTTACAGGCTGCAATTGGAATTTCAACATCAAAGTTTGTTATTCCAAAGATGTTGGATTGGTATTTACTTGACTTTGCAAAAGACTTAGAATCATTGCTAGACTGGATATGCCTCCAATTACCAAGTGAACAAGGGAAAGAAGCAATTAAGTTAtttgagaaaagaaaaactGAACCTCACTCacaatttgtaaaaattatgCCTTATAAGTTTAGTTTTAGATACTTGCTGAGCacataa